The following nucleotide sequence is from Sphaeramia orbicularis chromosome 24, fSphaOr1.1, whole genome shotgun sequence.
cacggagtttgatcaatgacagtggatggagacacttgcatTAAATTCAGTTGATGAtaaatttggctgaaaaagttatgtttttcctgttttctctgattttaatataaccttcaactttaatctgagcttttatgaacatcttcatgatagatagatagatagatagatagatagatagatagatagatagatagatagatagatagatagatagatagatagatagactttattaatctccaaggggaaattcaaaatatggtcaccgctccacagaaacagttactagcacagcaacaataaatacaGAATGTAAATAGCTAAAAAAATAAGTTAGATCACAgagaaaaataagattaaaaagaCAAGGTATGTGTTATATCtaacacataaaacataaaacccccgaggacagaagtgttctggCGCTTCTGCCTGGTGCttgatgatcagtaaattaaatacaggaaaatacctgatttatattgaaaaaatacaaaatactgaggataatattaaaaataaatggtgttaaatcacttaaaaaaggttaaatatagagaaaatttaatttgggaatgAACATAAAAGTAGagctgggtctctatgggttaaacaaCACAATATTTGTGTTAACTTAAACAGTCAGTATTTGGTTGAAAAACACCATTTTTCTTTCTCATTGTAGTTGGTTACTTTATGTTAATcctgattttaaaaaaagaaatgtgtgtaATGATGTATGGCCATCCGGATTCTTCTTGaatataatgcatttttttttttccattttttgtaaCCTGAGCTCTATAACGCATGTTTCAGATCTAAGCTTCATTCATGGCTGctaaacacacccacacagacaggTGTCATTAAGACAAACTCATGGCAGCTTGGTGTATTTAATTAGTGCAGAACTTTGTCTCTTCAGCCTGTAGTAGCATATTCCTAATGTACGTCCCATAAAAGTCAATATTTGTGCAGTAGTTATGCATTTTTACTGAACGATGAGGATTTGCTTCCTGAAATCGGACTTAAAAGCAAACAACAAGCATAGTCTTTCAAGGAAGTACTTGGTGCAGTGGGAAGGCCCATGTCCGTCAGCTGGGGCGGGGGTGGCATCCTCAGACACGCGAACAAACAGCAAAGACAGAGAATTTCCTTCAACAGAAGTAAAAGATGCTCTCAAATGCCTCGGACCCACACCTGATGCAGACTGAACTGGTTTACTGAAACTCTGATACAGTAGCAACTCATCAAAACAGGTAAGTTAGATTTTCTTGGCTGATCTTTGCAGCAGAACCACTTGATATTTTCTGggtttctgtctgctttatgaGTGCTGAGCTTATTTCTGTTAGAATGACTTAAGTGTTATCATGAAGACAGTGTTTGAAGATGTCTGATAGCTTTTTACATGAACTCGTGGATTTTGAATAGTGAATAACATATGAggaaattaacattttttgtgaagacaaaaaaaaaaaaagaaagttgtatAATTTTTAGAGTTTCATGCCTTAAGTGACCCTCAAAATGAACATTCAAAAAAATACAGACGGGAACACAATCTTTTGTCATGACACTTTTCAAAggtaatatgtttgtttttttttttttttttttactaaactatTCTTGGCCTTCCTTGTTCCTGGTTTAAATGAAGACATTCCAACATGCCACTGACACGTAAAAGCTTGCATTGTTGTTCAATGAAAAGAAAACTTCCTGACAATGAGCTGAATAGTTCCTAGTTTTATAGTAGTTTCCCAATATACAAGCTTTTGCATTGATCTTTAATTCTCTAGGTATTGGATTTGTTTCTCTTTctgcacaaaaatatataaatgtatgtgtttttCTATTTCTTAGTTAATGTATTATTAAGATACTTAAAGTTGCACTAGTAGGGCCCCACTGTAATTTTAAGTGTTCAATATTGATACCACAGTGTGTCTGTGGGGGTTAGTGACACCACAGGTTTATCTGAATGGTTAAACAAGTTACTTTTCTCATAGAATAACTATTGCTAGTTCTTGcaaattatatattataatatgtgATGATTGTTGTCCttatttattgctttaactacAGACATTTCTAATTCTCAATTCAGCTTCCATCTATATGCAAtgttcctttaacccataaagacccaaacatccactggagaccaaaaccatctactgatttaaactgtttaatacatgttgatcctctaatcctatcaatacatgaaaatgatcggtgtaaaatgcagtttgtcttttcatggtcattatatGCTGAGTAGACCTCAGCCACACTGTTTAcctctatttatctatttattaccactgttttgtacattttgcagatatatatttacatatttatactgccttcttttcttcttttgacctattctttttaaaaattcttttatGATGTTCATCTAATTGTTTTTATTGTGGCCAAATGCATCGTAATTTTGTTCTGCAGTGCACCTCTGATGTAATGTCCAAataacaataaagaaatctgaatctgaatttgaatcagatatgacccatttgaatgttcagagactccgtagtgaacgtggaaacaccatcataagtcacttttttcttctatttttctttGATATTAatgtaatatccctcaactttaatctgagcttttatgaacatctacatgatcagtgaatgaaatatagaaaaataccagatttcactgaaaaaaaaaaaaaaatacagacgttaatagtataataaatggtgataaatcccttaagaaaggttaaatacagagaaaaaaaatcattcgggaactgccacaaaagtagcactgggtctttatgggttaaggctatACTTCCAAAATAGTCAGGTATGTTGGTGATTTCCTTGTGTCACTGCATGCGTACGAAGTGTGTGGACATGCAGGTCTAAATTTGGTGGATTTCTGGTGATTATTGTCACTGTGAAATGTTGCCTTATGATTGACTTTTGTTAAAACTTCAGTGACGGTACACAggtatacagttgtggaaaaaattattagaccacccttgttttcttcaatttcttgttcattttaatgtctggtacaactaaaggtacatttgtttggacaaatacaatggtaacaataaaaatagctcataagagttaaatttcagagttgatatctatccattttccatggttttcttgataataaccaaaataattttagttcttgcatcaatagctatgacatattgccaaaaacagtgcttttaggcattccatgttttcttttctgtctgttttagtcacatgatacacacaggagttagtacttgattgcataaccattgtttttgatgacttgatgatctaataattttttctgcaactgtatgtacaTTAAAGTTTAAAGCCAAAAGCTGCGGTGTActgaaattaataataataatgatgatgatgatgatgatgatgataataataataataataataataataataataataataataataataataattttttttttacaatctcaGGCAGAATGCGGGACATGCTGGAGAGGTTGCAGACCATTAGTGAAGAGCATGAGGACTTGGAGTCAGAGTTTTATGGACCTGAGTGTGACATAGACAAGATAACTTTGACCCAAGAGGCGGTGGTGTTTGAGAACTCCTCAGCCATCGACAACATCCTAAAAGAGGCCTATGCCATACGCAAGGAGATTTCTTTGCTCCACTTAGAGGTGGAGCGCCTGGGTGTCCACAATGAGCGCTTTCGCACCTCAATGCGCCGCTTTACTCTACTCAAAAAGGACTCTGACTCCATCGCCAGGGGGATCCACCAGCGTGGGGAGGCTCTGTATAGATGCCTTCAGGCCCTGGGTAATGAAAGCAGGCGGTTGGAGCAGAGTGAAGGCCCACACTCTGCTGTTAGTCGTGTTGCCAAAGTCCAGTACGACACATTGATCCTAGCCTTCCATGACACCATGAGTGATTACAATAAGGCTGAGGAGCTGCAGAGGAGCACATGCAGAGGGCGAATCCAGAGACAGGCCTCCATCATAGGGACTGAAATCACAGACGAGCAGCTGGATGTGCTGGTAGATAAAGGAGGTGAAGGATGGGCAGAGCTGTCCCAGAGCCTGCAGACAACAGGTGGGCGCACATCTCGCTATGCGCTCTGTGAGATTAAAGGCAGACACAAGGAGCTGGTGGAGCTGGAGGCCAGGCTGAAGGAGGTCCATGAACTGTTCCTGCACATGGCTGTGTTGGTGGAAGACCAGGGGTTTGTGATGAACAACATTCAGGCTAATATCCGTAGCACTCAGGAATATGTTGAGAAAATTAACGTCGACATCAAGAGGGCATTACAGTACAAGAGGAAAAATCCCTTTGGTCAGTGCTGTCCCTGTCTACCATGTTGGAAATTCAACCAAACTTTTTAGCTTTTCTGGAGTTCATTATGTTTCATAACTTTTACTTGTGTCAAATGCTAAGAACATCTTGAAGTATAATGTACTACACTCAGGTCAAGTATTAACTTTATCCTAACATCCGTGAGCACAAAGTCTCAAAGTGTTTTCACAAATAACCATATTTCTCTAAGTGATACGTAATACAATATACAGTTTTTGCACCTAAGAGTTGTATGATACACAGTAATATAGATCTTTCTGTTATTTGAACTGGAAAATGATCAGTTGCGGGTGTGTTTAGCAGATGGTGTTTACatgtaaaaatatggtaatttaatttttattaaacattCCAAGTACTCTgtgatattaaaaacaaatactgCTTAATGGAATAAATGAAAGAGAATTCATTTACTGTTGTCATTGACTGATCATTGGTAGAGGGAGTCATGTTAGTAGctttaaaaaaatctgtagtGGTAACAAATGACTGCAGTTATGCAAAGGTGAGTCACCAAAGTCACCGATAAGGTAATTTACTGTTGCATGCGATTACGCCTCTGCAGAAAATGGATTATATTGTTAGTGGTATGAGATTGATGTAAAAAAAAGAGAGTGATGCAGTCATAAGTCTTACATTTAAATATGACCGCATGTTTGGTTGATGCATTGAATGATGGATGTCTACAATTTTCTTCTGAAGAGGGAGGGATACAGAATACATAAAgtggaacacacacatacagtggtggaaaaaggttTTTGGACATCTgtaatatattgcattaagattcactcttaagtcattgaactctgccaggTATACAGACTTATAAACAAGGCCCTGGAGACCAGGGATCTCATACTCTAggggtcaccaacacggtgcccgcgggcaccaggcCGCCTGCAGGGACCACGCCAGTCACccacaggcctgttctaaaaacagAACTAGTCCAGGTGTCTCCAACACGTCGCTCACAATCTACCGGTGGCGCGCCAAGGGTCAATAATATAATGACACAAGTTGATACGGCATTTGGTTCAACCAATTTGGTTTCCACCCAATCAACATTTCATGCCGCCGACCCCCCCGacatgaaacggtcaactagctgtcaatcaaactttagcgctggctTACTCTCTGTGATtagagaggggcggggcccaggaggagcaggatgagccaggcatcaggcaggtagtgggttcagCCCAGCAACGGTGTGGGCCGAATTTGGttagggagttattttcaccaacaatgagacacggactcctgtcagacaaatgtgaatgacaagtgtgagtgtgtgtgtgtgtgtgtgcgtgtgtgtgtgtgtgtgtgtgtgtgtgagagagacctGTGGCGCGAGCctggcagtcggtaaaagatgtaaagtggagtggaatttcaccaaagttcacagtaaCTTTTCCGGAGATtttgggaatcagcctccgtaaagagaaggtaagtgctgaaaactaaagtccataAACAACAGTCTATGTTcgctaaactgaccaaggccagcgttTCAACTGAGGCTTCATTAAactggttcacatcctggacaagcgcaaacatgtgcgctatctgcgcatgcgctcagacagctggaagCAGACCTGAACTGGTGCCTTTGCGTTTGACTCCAGCgtgatgactctgtagaagtgacagggggatggtggatttatgtgcacaaagttttgtttttaattgatatgttctgacagcatatgtgaatttagaaaaggtcaaattctccagaaatacagcagcacatgctggtgaagttttattgtgtgagtgtcaacgttccttttcacaatttcgaagtataaaaaaaaaaaatgcacatacaggtgtgtattatttgttttgaataattctataaaaatatgcacgattgttccatttcacaatttttgatatagtattaaaatatttaggaatacagcatgcaaatgcttgtatttgcttttttctacttttgattttcttaataaaagtaaaataatagtttcatattaacactttttaagtattgtaaatgttaaaacaaagaaatattaatagataaaataataaataaagaacacaTTGTCACAAACATGttatacaaaatatgtgtatgtatgaaaattagctatgtaaataaatgttgctaaattagagtagccctccggcaacctaattatgtaaaagtagctcacagaagagaaaaggttggtgacccctgaaggTAGACCAGTGGCTTTGGGGACCTGGGACTCTGGAACAATAGTAGCCTACACTGTAAGTTACATGTTGTCCTTATTATTATCCAAAAATGTATTTCTTTCAAGTGACTAGTTAAAATTAAAGACAAGCAACCTGCTGATAAAGTGAGTTGTACCAACATGCcatctaaagcaggggtatcAAAGATAAGGCCTGTGGACCACAGCCAccatgccaaagggtccaatctggcccataggacgAATTTGAACAGTACAAAAATTAcccttaagatattaacagtcaagagtgtTCAGGGGCTACATGCAGCTCAATTTTGATCTCCGGCTGGACCAGTGAACTAGTAGCATAAACCTACAGGCAATTTACTGTTTTTCTCAAAATTCATacagtaaaaatgaataattctGAGTGTGTGAGTAGTCAGAGATGTACTCTACGCAGATACATCAATCATTGCCAGAAATTATGGAGCAATTTGCTTTTACAGTGTTGGAAAAATGAGAAATATAACAATTTCAAAGTACAAATATTGGACTTTTAATGTGAAATTTCTTAATGatgatacagtaaaaataaacaattctGAGTGTGTGAGTAGTCAGAGATGTCCTCTACTCATGTACATCAAGCATTGCCAGAAATTATGGAGAAATCTGGATTTACAGTATCACAAAGGTGAGAAATATAACTGTCAAAGTACACATGTAGGACTTTTAATGTGAAATTTCTCAATATTGgtacagtaaaaataaacacTTCTGAGTGTGTGAGTAGTCAGAGATGTCCTCTACTCATATACATCAAGCATTGCCAGAAATTATGGCGCAATCTGGATTTACAGTATCACAAAGGTGAGAAATGCAACTGTCAAAGTACACATGTAGGACTTTTAATGTGAAATTTCTCAATATtggtacaataaaaataaatacttctGAGTGTGTGAGTAGTCAGAAATGTCATCTACCCAGATACATCAAGCATTGCCAGaaattttaatgacttttaatgtgaaatttctcaatattggtacaataaaaataaatacttctGAGTGTGTGAGTAGTCAGAAATGTCATCTACCCAGATACATCAAGCATTGCCAGAAATTATGGAGCAATTTGCTTTTACAGTGTCAGAAAAATGAGAAATGTGACTATGTCAAAGTACAAATGTGGGGCCTTTAATGTGAAATTTCTCAGTAATGATacagtaaaaatgaataattccaagTGTGTGAGTAGCCAGAGATGTCTTCTACTCAAATACATTAAGCATTGCCAGAAATTATGGGTCAGTCACGTGTATTGTCATAACATTTGGATATCTCATATCTTCATT
It contains:
- the LOC115415594 gene encoding syntaxin-11-like — translated: MRDMLERLQTISEEHEDLESEFYGPECDIDKITLTQEAVVFENSSAIDNILKEAYAIRKEISLLHLEVERLGVHNERFRTSMRRFTLLKKDSDSIARGIHQRGEALYRCLQALGNESRRLEQSEGPHSAVSRVAKVQYDTLILAFHDTMSDYNKAEELQRSTCRGRIQRQASIIGTEITDEQLDVLVDKGGEGWAELSQSLQTTGGRTSRYALCEIKGRHKELVELEARLKEVHELFLHMAVLVEDQGFVMNNIQANIRSTQEYVEKINVDIKRALQYKRKNPFGQCCPCLPCWKFNQTF